A window from Nitrospira sp. ND1 encodes these proteins:
- the ftcD gene encoding glutamate formimidoyltransferase, with translation MSQVVECVPNFSEGRNSEIVDALAGVVRSVPGVVLLDETKDPDHHRAVVTFAGRPYAVAEVAYQMARMASQLIDLRNHHGEHPRVGATDVMPFVPIRGVSMQDCVQLARMVGQRIGNELKIPVFLYEQAATRPERKQLEWIRKGGLKGLADRMANDPAWVPDFGPKLLHQTAGATVVGARWPLIAFNVNLKSRDLSVARAIAKVVRQSSGGLPYVKAIGVELKSQQLVQVSMNLTNHEETPLHVVFAAVQREAAARGVEVAGTEIVGLVPEQALMETAQQALCLNQFDGRQVLESRLDRPESREAIGRMAASQPVKEQSPSPEKVGAPDGKMPELQGQTGGSVGAQSAAFAAGLGMMVAKLTRARAIETRLSEIRTRLHELAQADRDAYGRVLQARKLPITHPDRPLQLSSNLLGAIETPLEIVKLSCELIPLLRGLLTQTKPELQPDLKMGLRLADAVIDGCLGMVEENMKVQPNQLLIASIRERFSVAEQMLVDAKSLCYTPPFDSWAQNMLNILKLR, from the coding sequence GTGAGTCAGGTTGTTGAATGTGTCCCGAACTTCAGCGAGGGACGGAACTCCGAGATCGTCGACGCGTTAGCCGGAGTCGTCCGCTCAGTCCCCGGCGTTGTCCTGCTGGATGAAACGAAGGATCCGGACCATCACCGGGCCGTCGTAACCTTTGCCGGTAGGCCCTATGCCGTGGCCGAGGTGGCCTATCAGATGGCGCGGATGGCCTCCCAGTTGATCGATCTCCGAAACCATCATGGCGAACATCCGCGCGTCGGGGCGACGGATGTGATGCCGTTTGTGCCGATTCGTGGCGTCAGCATGCAGGATTGTGTGCAACTGGCTCGCATGGTCGGCCAGCGTATCGGGAATGAATTGAAGATCCCGGTCTTTCTGTACGAACAGGCGGCGACCAGGCCCGAGCGGAAACAGCTGGAGTGGATTCGGAAGGGTGGCTTGAAGGGACTGGCGGATCGGATGGCAAACGACCCTGCGTGGGTGCCGGATTTCGGCCCGAAGCTCCTGCACCAGACGGCCGGGGCCACGGTGGTGGGGGCGCGATGGCCGCTGATCGCCTTCAACGTGAATTTGAAGAGCCGCGATCTTTCGGTTGCCAGGGCCATCGCCAAGGTAGTGCGCCAGTCAAGCGGCGGGCTCCCGTACGTCAAAGCGATCGGCGTGGAGCTGAAAAGCCAACAACTCGTGCAGGTATCGATGAATTTGACGAACCATGAAGAGACGCCGCTCCATGTCGTGTTTGCGGCGGTGCAGCGGGAAGCGGCGGCTCGTGGTGTGGAGGTGGCCGGCACAGAGATCGTCGGGTTGGTTCCCGAACAGGCGCTCATGGAGACGGCGCAGCAGGCGCTCTGTCTCAACCAATTCGACGGACGACAGGTGCTTGAGTCGCGATTGGACCGTCCCGAATCGCGGGAGGCGATCGGGCGGATGGCGGCGTCGCAGCCGGTGAAGGAGCAGTCGCCGTCGCCCGAGAAGGTCGGGGCGCCGGACGGGAAGATGCCGGAGCTTCAGGGGCAGACCGGCGGCAGCGTGGGGGCCCAGTCGGCGGCGTTTGCGGCCGGGTTGGGAATGATGGTGGCGAAGCTGACTCGCGCGCGTGCGATTGAAACGCGCTTATCCGAAATTCGCACCCGCCTCCACGAATTGGCGCAAGCGGATCGAGATGCCTATGGGCGGGTGCTCCAGGCGAGAAAGCTTCCGATCACCCACCCTGACCGTCCGCTCCAACTCTCATCGAACTTGCTGGGGGCGATAGAAACGCCGTTGGAAATTGTGAAGCTGTCTTGCGAACTCATCCCCTTGCTGCGGGGTCTCCTGACGCAAACGAAACCGGAGCTTCAGCCGGATCTGAAGATGGGCCTTCGTCTTGCCGATGCCGTCATCGATGGGTGCCTCGGAATGGTCGAGGAGAACATGAAAGTTCAACCAAATCAGCTGCTTATTGCCTCGATTCGAGAGCGATTCTCCGTTGCGGAACAAATGCTTGTGGATGCGAAATCGCTATGCTACACTCCGCCCTTCGATTCGTGGGCCCAAAACATGTTGAATATCCTGAAACTTCGGTGA
- a CDS encoding DUF2007 domain-containing protein has protein sequence MKKLHVSQSLVEVESLKDLLEGAGIACMVRNQQSSSLAGSVPFVEVFPELWVLNDQDYDIGKELLAGQASTAMPGSDWTCAVCGECHATEFVTCWKCGVEKGVEGSQKVAIQSEASPSGASLGFGVLLGVCLGVAATLCMYWLWRYSSMTSTAYDRNADGKDDVVYEYKGQFPWAAKLDNDFDGYFETALFYNQAGEVIRTEIDRGRAGRPDLIEYNALGRLDSVEFIDRTTGRVKKRMYYKLDAKVREEIDEDGDGKFERVIEFDEFENPK, from the coding sequence ATGAAGAAACTCCATGTCTCCCAATCGCTGGTCGAGGTCGAATCACTGAAAGATTTGCTTGAAGGTGCGGGCATTGCCTGTATGGTGAGGAATCAACAGAGTTCCTCACTGGCCGGATCGGTTCCGTTTGTCGAAGTGTTCCCAGAACTTTGGGTGCTCAACGATCAGGATTATGACATCGGAAAAGAGTTGCTTGCTGGGCAGGCTTCAACGGCCATGCCGGGGTCTGATTGGACATGTGCAGTCTGCGGCGAGTGTCATGCGACGGAGTTTGTCACTTGCTGGAAGTGTGGTGTGGAGAAGGGGGTGGAAGGATCTCAGAAGGTTGCGATTCAGTCAGAGGCGTCGCCTTCAGGAGCCTCGCTCGGATTTGGTGTTTTGCTCGGGGTCTGTCTCGGAGTTGCCGCCACACTGTGCATGTATTGGCTGTGGAGATATTCTTCAATGACAAGCACAGCCTATGATCGGAACGCGGACGGCAAGGACGATGTTGTCTATGAGTATAAGGGGCAATTCCCATGGGCTGCCAAGTTGGATAATGATTTTGATGGGTATTTCGAGACTGCGCTTTTCTACAACCAAGCTGGTGAGGTTATTCGCACGGAAATCGATCGCGGTCGGGCCGGACGGCCGGATCTGATTGAATACAATGCACTGGGAAGGCTTGACTCAGTTGAATTTATTGACCGAACCACAGGCAGAGTCAAAAAGCGCATGTATTACAAGTTGGATGCCAAAGTGCGTGAGGAGATCGATGAAGATGGTGACGGCAAGTTTGAGCGGGTTATTGAGTTTGATGAGTTCGAAAATCCCAAGTGA
- the nth gene encoding endonuclease III — protein sequence MQAQEIHAAIRTVKREIARWPDPVVGVVARQSGRDPFLVLISCLLSLRTKDKTTAEASERLFALASTPATMQALTTPVIERAIYPVGFYRTKAKQIQQICAQLRERYQGRVPDKIDELLTLPGVGRKTANLVVTVGYEKTGICVDIHVHRISNRWGYVKTKSPDETETALREKLPRKYWITFNDLLVPYGQHLCQPVSPLCSQCKIAAYCDRVGVTKSR from the coding sequence ATGCAGGCGCAAGAGATCCACGCCGCCATCCGAACGGTCAAGCGGGAAATCGCTCGCTGGCCAGACCCGGTTGTCGGCGTCGTTGCCAGACAGTCAGGCCGTGATCCCTTCCTCGTGCTCATTTCCTGTCTCCTCAGTCTACGCACCAAAGACAAGACCACGGCCGAAGCCAGCGAGCGGCTCTTCGCCTTGGCGTCCACACCGGCCACCATGCAGGCGCTGACCACCCCGGTCATTGAGCGCGCCATCTATCCCGTCGGGTTCTATCGGACAAAGGCCAAACAGATTCAGCAGATCTGCGCCCAACTCCGTGAGCGGTACCAGGGTCGGGTGCCGGACAAGATCGATGAATTGCTGACGTTGCCGGGAGTCGGGAGGAAGACGGCCAATCTGGTGGTGACGGTCGGGTATGAAAAGACGGGGATTTGCGTCGATATTCACGTCCACCGGATCAGCAACCGATGGGGGTACGTCAAGACCAAGAGTCCCGATGAGACAGAAACAGCTCTCCGCGAGAAACTTCCGCGCAAATATTGGATTACATTCAACGACCTGCTCGTGCCCTACGGACAACACCTCTGCCAGCCGGTCTCGCCATTGTGCAGCCAGTGCAAGATTGCGGCGTATTGCGATCGCGTCGGCGTGACGAAAAGCCGTTAA
- the rpsU gene encoding 30S ribosomal protein S21, which translates to MEIKVFNNNVEKALKVAKKKLAGEGLFRELKRRRYYEKPSVRKKAKEREAQRRRQKWLAKRRPE; encoded by the coding sequence ATGGAAATTAAGGTTTTCAATAACAACGTCGAAAAAGCCCTGAAGGTCGCCAAGAAGAAATTGGCGGGCGAAGGATTGTTCCGCGAACTGAAGCGCCGCCGCTATTATGAAAAGCCGAGCGTTCGGAAGAAGGCGAAAGAGCGAGAGGCTCAGCGCCGCCGGCAGAAGTGGCTCGCAAAGAGACGGCCCGAATAG
- a CDS encoding LPP20 family lipoprotein: MSLTAGPIRAGWWPLYALLVASPAPASDLTPPAVRDHADQTFQHLQMQGRAESPTSAAQARPAQATSSSEELLTGQGQGDLGKGKLVCQRVSELAARADIAKQIRVLVKEHATDRLRERTGREVEQDIEVVREEIVQEYLQGVRIIERHTDEEAKTCSATAVMPKPRLPEPKPTDSNGRESAAHR; this comes from the coding sequence ATGTCGCTGACGGCTGGACCCATTCGAGCAGGATGGTGGCCTCTCTACGCGCTGCTGGTCGCATCGCCGGCACCGGCTTCTGACCTGACGCCACCGGCCGTGCGCGATCACGCAGACCAGACCTTCCAACATCTCCAAATGCAAGGGCGGGCGGAATCGCCGACCAGCGCAGCCCAGGCTAGACCTGCGCAAGCGACATCCAGCTCAGAGGAGTTGCTGACCGGCCAGGGGCAGGGCGACCTGGGCAAAGGGAAACTCGTCTGTCAGCGGGTCTCCGAGCTGGCAGCCAGGGCCGATATTGCCAAACAAATCCGCGTGCTGGTGAAGGAACATGCCACCGACCGCCTGCGGGAACGCACCGGTCGCGAGGTCGAGCAGGACATCGAAGTCGTGCGGGAGGAAATCGTTCAGGAGTATTTGCAGGGTGTCCGGATCATCGAACGCCACACCGACGAGGAAGCTAAAACCTGTTCAGCGACGGCCGTCATGCCGAAGCCCCGCCTGCCCGAACCCAAACCCACGGATTCGAACGGCCGCGAATCGGCAGCGCATCGCTGA
- a CDS encoding sulfurtransferase TusA family protein, producing MQADVKLDTLGYFCPMPIILTSKKIKELTTGQVLEVVSDDEGIKKDMPAWCETTGHEMVGLEEEQSASKRIYKAFVKKTK from the coding sequence ATGCAGGCTGATGTGAAACTCGATACGCTCGGGTATTTTTGCCCGATGCCGATTATTCTGACGTCCAAGAAAATCAAGGAACTGACGACCGGTCAGGTGCTGGAAGTCGTGTCGGACGATGAAGGCATCAAGAAGGATATGCCGGCCTGGTGTGAGACGACCGGCCACGAAATGGTGGGGCTCGAAGAGGAGCAGAGTGCGTCCAAGCGGATCTATAAGGCCTTCGTCAAGAAAACCAAGTAG
- a CDS encoding metallopeptidase family protein has protein sequence MLPRKRTLTIPEPEFQALVQEALDGLPDEYAKLITNVAVVVEEEPPPEVLADLEMEADEDLLGLYQGLSLDKESFFQAGGQLPAKISIYRGPILRLCRTKKEVVQEVRDTVVHEIGHHFGFDDDEMPY, from the coding sequence ATGTTGCCGCGAAAGCGTACATTGACCATACCCGAACCGGAGTTTCAGGCCTTAGTGCAGGAGGCGCTCGACGGCCTTCCCGACGAATACGCCAAACTCATCACTAACGTTGCTGTGGTGGTGGAGGAAGAGCCCCCTCCGGAAGTGCTCGCCGACCTGGAGATGGAGGCAGACGAGGACCTCCTCGGCCTCTATCAAGGTCTCTCTCTCGACAAGGAATCCTTCTTCCAAGCGGGCGGGCAACTGCCGGCCAAAATCTCCATCTATCGCGGACCGATCCTCCGCCTCTGTCGAACCAAGAAAGAAGTCGTGCAGGAAGTGCGCGATACCGTCGTGCACGAGATCGGGCATCATTTCGGGTTCGATGACGATGAGATGCCTTACTGA
- a CDS encoding nucleotidyl transferase AbiEii/AbiGii toxin family protein, protein MAAEPILVRTFSDLITDFNRRSVAYALAGGWAYSALVEPRSTTDIDLLILLDPPSREQIQALVSSLFDSTIIHPNPMALQGISIWRIVGIRSGQEVVIDFLLADSAYLRTALERRHTVPFGALQVPMLSIEDLVILKMVAGRLQDRADLEKIRTRQTDVR, encoded by the coding sequence ATGGCAGCAGAGCCAATCCTAGTCCGAACGTTCTCCGACCTCATCACCGACTTCAACCGACGCAGCGTGGCCTATGCGCTGGCCGGGGGCTGGGCCTACAGCGCCTTGGTAGAGCCTCGATCCACCACGGACATCGACCTCCTCATTCTGCTGGATCCGCCTTCACGCGAACAGATACAGGCGCTCGTCTCATCCCTCTTCGACTCCACCATCATCCATCCGAACCCTATGGCCTTACAGGGGATCTCGATTTGGCGAATTGTGGGAATCCGCTCCGGACAGGAAGTCGTGATCGACTTCCTGCTGGCCGACTCGGCCTATCTTCGAACCGCATTGGAGCGCAGACACACGGTTCCCTTCGGCGCGCTACAGGTTCCGATGCTGTCGATCGAGGATCTCGTCATTCTCAAGATGGTGGCGGGACGACTCCAGGATCGTGCCGATTTGGAGAAAATCCGCACGCGCCAGACGGACGTACGTTGA
- the polA gene encoding DNA polymerase I, whose amino-acid sequence MPTLYLIDGSAYIYRAFFALPPLANSKGLQTNAVYGFTTMLLKVLRDHRPDYVAVVFDEKGPTHRHEAFKDYKAQRPPMPQGMSAQIPYIHRVVEALSLPVIRQAGYEADDLIGTLARKGEVEGLDVVIVTSDKDMFQLLTPKTRIYDPVKDKWFGEADSQARFGVEPARVVEIMGLMGDTSDNIPGVKGIGEKTAVKLITQFGTIEELLSRIEEVTPVKTKNLLLEQGEQARMSRQLATIQLDCPLEFVPAHFQAKAPQAEILVSLLRELEFMTLAKAFQGETPEQNRLGADVEQIHDAAAADAFLKGQPAAAMLGLACVLTGEPGVRADIQGCALGRSDGNAAFVQGEARDWPRPLIECLHDGNKPKAVQDLKPLLLALHRQGIDMPGPYFDTMVADYLLNPNRRAHTLEAIAMDLLSYQLGAGEQEDSGKGPQSLFDVDENLVRRTGEAAAVTAKVAPMLRERLREQGSLPLFQDVEMPLVPVLAEIERNGFLLDVEGLQTLSKELERELEQMVGSIYRLAGGEFNIGSPKQLATVLFETLGLKPLRKTKTGYSTDEDTLTQLASQHELPAQILNYRTLTKLKSTYVDALPQLVNPETKRLHTSLNQTVAATGRLSSTDPNLQNIPVKGDYGLRIREAFIAPPGHQLLCADYSQVEPRILAHLSQDPRLLQVFEQGEDIHMATAMEIFNLPAGEVTREMRRAAKSVVFGIVYGISPFGLASNIGVPQADAKKYIETFFEKFSAVRALMDRNIDDGKTKGYTTTILGRRRQIPELQSGDPSQRGVGERMAVNSPIQGSAADLIKVAMIKVHQRLQNELPRCKMILQVHDELIFEVPDQELERAKQLVKAEMEATGAALGLSVPLKVDLGVGLNWRVAHP is encoded by the coding sequence ATGCCCACACTCTATCTCATCGACGGCAGCGCCTACATCTATCGGGCATTCTTCGCCCTGCCTCCCCTGGCCAATTCCAAAGGCCTGCAGACCAATGCGGTGTATGGCTTCACGACGATGTTGCTGAAGGTCCTGCGGGACCATCGGCCGGACTATGTGGCCGTGGTGTTCGATGAAAAGGGCCCGACCCACCGCCATGAAGCGTTCAAAGACTATAAGGCGCAACGGCCACCTATGCCGCAAGGCATGAGCGCGCAGATTCCCTACATCCATCGTGTGGTGGAAGCGTTATCTCTGCCGGTTATTCGGCAGGCCGGATATGAGGCCGACGATCTGATCGGCACCCTGGCGAGAAAAGGCGAAGTCGAAGGCCTCGACGTCGTGATCGTCACCAGCGACAAAGACATGTTCCAACTGCTCACCCCCAAGACGCGCATTTACGATCCCGTGAAAGATAAATGGTTTGGTGAAGCAGATTCGCAGGCACGGTTCGGCGTGGAGCCGGCGCGGGTGGTCGAGATCATGGGCCTGATGGGCGATACCAGCGACAATATTCCCGGCGTCAAAGGCATCGGCGAAAAGACCGCTGTGAAATTGATTACGCAGTTCGGCACGATCGAGGAGCTGCTGAGTCGAATCGAAGAAGTCACGCCGGTGAAAACCAAGAACCTGTTGCTGGAGCAGGGCGAGCAGGCGCGGATGAGCAGGCAGCTCGCGACGATTCAGCTGGACTGCCCTCTTGAATTTGTCCCGGCCCACTTTCAGGCGAAGGCGCCGCAGGCCGAGATCCTGGTGAGCCTGTTGCGTGAACTGGAGTTTATGACGCTGGCCAAGGCCTTTCAGGGAGAGACTCCTGAGCAGAATCGGCTGGGGGCTGATGTCGAACAGATTCACGATGCTGCAGCGGCGGACGCGTTTCTGAAGGGGCAACCGGCAGCTGCGATGTTGGGTTTAGCCTGCGTCCTGACTGGTGAGCCGGGGGTGCGCGCCGATATTCAAGGCTGCGCGTTGGGTCGGTCTGATGGAAACGCGGCCTTCGTCCAGGGCGAGGCGCGTGACTGGCCACGCCCACTGATTGAATGCCTGCATGATGGGAATAAGCCGAAAGCGGTACAGGATCTCAAACCGCTGTTGTTGGCGCTCCACCGTCAGGGCATCGACATGCCCGGGCCCTACTTCGATACGATGGTGGCGGACTATCTGCTGAATCCGAATCGCCGCGCCCATACCTTGGAAGCGATTGCCATGGACCTGCTGAGTTATCAGCTTGGTGCGGGTGAACAGGAAGATTCAGGCAAGGGCCCGCAATCCCTGTTCGATGTGGATGAGAATCTGGTTCGTCGAACTGGCGAGGCGGCAGCCGTGACAGCCAAGGTGGCCCCGATGCTCCGCGAGCGGCTGCGAGAGCAGGGCAGCCTCCCGCTCTTTCAAGACGTGGAGATGCCGCTCGTGCCGGTCTTAGCCGAGATCGAACGGAACGGCTTTCTGCTCGATGTCGAGGGCCTGCAGACTTTGAGCAAAGAACTAGAGCGTGAGCTGGAGCAGATGGTAGGCAGCATTTACCGTCTGGCCGGCGGTGAATTCAATATCGGCTCGCCCAAACAACTGGCCACGGTGCTCTTCGAAACGCTCGGCCTGAAGCCGCTGCGCAAAACGAAGACCGGCTACTCCACGGATGAAGACACCCTCACGCAACTTGCCTCGCAGCATGAGTTGCCGGCGCAGATCCTTAACTATCGGACCCTGACGAAGCTCAAATCGACCTATGTCGATGCCCTGCCGCAGTTGGTAAATCCCGAAACAAAACGACTCCACACTTCCCTCAATCAGACGGTGGCGGCGACTGGACGTCTGTCTTCGACCGATCCGAATCTACAGAACATCCCGGTGAAGGGTGACTACGGTTTGCGTATCCGCGAAGCCTTTATCGCCCCGCCGGGTCATCAACTGCTCTGCGCCGATTACAGTCAGGTCGAGCCGCGGATTTTAGCGCACCTCTCGCAAGACCCTCGCCTGCTGCAGGTGTTCGAACAGGGAGAAGACATTCACATGGCCACGGCCATGGAGATTTTTAATCTGCCGGCTGGCGAGGTGACTCGGGAGATGCGGCGCGCGGCGAAGAGCGTGGTGTTCGGAATTGTGTATGGCATCAGCCCGTTCGGCCTGGCATCCAACATCGGTGTGCCGCAAGCGGATGCCAAGAAATATATCGAGACGTTCTTCGAGAAGTTTTCGGCTGTGCGGGCGTTGATGGACCGCAATATCGACGACGGCAAGACTAAGGGCTATACGACCACGATCCTCGGCCGCCGCCGCCAGATCCCTGAGTTGCAGAGCGGCGATCCATCGCAGCGCGGCGTCGGCGAGCGCATGGCCGTCAATAGTCCGATTCAAGGCTCGGCCGCCGATCTGATCAAGGTCGCGATGATCAAGGTCCATCAACGCCTCCAGAACGAACTGCCTCGCTGCAAGATGATCCTCCAGGTCCATGACGAGTTGATTTTCGAAGTGCCGGACCAGGAATTGGAACGGGCGAAACAGCTTGTAAAAGCGGAAATGGAAGCCACCGGGGCGGCGTTGGGCCTGTCGGTTCCGCTCAAGGTCGATCTGGGGGTGGGGTTAAACTGGCGAGTCGCCCATCCCTAG
- a CDS encoding PGPGW domain-containing protein, with protein sequence MISELLTQIESYVPANVLIWFAVSSVFMFVGTLIAIPIILMRLPADYFDVRTPRPWMENHHPILRVIGHVVKNVVGAIFLFAGFLMLFLPGQGVLTMLIGLSLIEFPGKRRVEAKIVGQSTVLSTINAMRAKFDKPPLIIAPD encoded by the coding sequence GTGATAAGCGAACTCCTGACGCAGATCGAATCCTACGTGCCGGCGAATGTGCTGATCTGGTTTGCCGTTTCCTCCGTGTTCATGTTCGTGGGCACCTTGATCGCGATTCCCATCATTTTGATGCGGTTGCCGGCGGACTATTTCGATGTCCGCACTCCGCGACCCTGGATGGAGAACCATCATCCGATCCTTCGCGTGATTGGTCATGTGGTGAAGAACGTCGTGGGGGCGATTTTTCTGTTCGCCGGTTTTCTCATGCTGTTTCTGCCCGGACAGGGCGTGCTGACGATGTTGATCGGCCTCTCCTTGATTGAATTCCCAGGCAAGCGGCGGGTGGAGGCCAAGATCGTGGGGCAGTCCACCGTTCTCAGCACCATCAACGCCATGCGGGCCAAGTTCGACAAACCGCCGCTCATCATTGCACCGGATTGA
- a CDS encoding DsrE/DsrF/DrsH-like family protein translates to MTTAQIEPTAALAELREAKPDRVTIVLLSGDLDKAMAAFIIATGAAAMGMQVTVFFTFWGLNTIRKKGASSSASDWLRRMFGFLNKGGAETLPLSRFHFWGLGTKMMQVVMKQNRMPGVPELMETALELGVRFIACTTTMGLMGITKDTLIDGIDQFAGVTTYLAEAKQGSVNLFI, encoded by the coding sequence ATGACAACCGCACAAATCGAGCCCACCGCTGCACTGGCGGAACTCCGCGAGGCGAAACCGGATCGTGTGACGATTGTGTTGCTGAGCGGAGATCTCGATAAGGCCATGGCCGCCTTCATTATCGCCACCGGTGCGGCCGCCATGGGGATGCAGGTCACGGTGTTCTTTACGTTCTGGGGCCTCAATACGATCCGCAAGAAAGGCGCGAGCAGTTCCGCGTCTGACTGGCTGCGTCGGATGTTCGGGTTCCTCAACAAGGGCGGCGCCGAGACGTTGCCGCTGTCCCGCTTCCATTTCTGGGGGCTGGGCACGAAGATGATGCAAGTGGTGATGAAGCAGAATCGTATGCCGGGTGTGCCGGAACTCATGGAGACGGCGCTGGAGCTCGGTGTTCGCTTCATCGCCTGCACGACGACAATGGGCCTGATGGGCATCACGAAAGATACGTTGATCGACGGAATCGACCAATTTGCCGGTGTGACGACCTACCTGGCCGAAGCCAAGCAGGGCAGCGTCAATCTGTTTATCTAA
- a CDS encoding aromatic ring-hydroxylating dioxygenase subunit alpha, protein MSTDLITELKPTKSAPLYGFWYPATTSTALAVGQMQTQVMLGQPILVCRDRQGKVAAMRDICPHRGMPLSFGHFDGERVECAYHGWQFDTGGRCRHIPALVEGSPLQPEKIGITSYPCQDQDGYVWVFLPDPQQPKQPVPELPRLPLPSEPYRMIQISTILDCTIDDGIVGLMDPAHGPFVHQSSWWRTKASMHDKAKTFEPIPNGFRMVPHAPSKNSGPYKLLNRLYGGPLTTTIDFVLPNQRFEFVQCGSMYVSSRATVTPVGEQQCRIDFAAAWNILPWLPFAKPLFRYFANIFMKQDKQAMERQAVGLKYKPALMLIDDADTPAKWYYKLKAAHLAAVQTGRPLDHPLKDRVTLRWRS, encoded by the coding sequence ATGAGCACAGACCTCATCACCGAACTCAAACCGACCAAGAGCGCCCCGCTCTACGGCTTCTGGTATCCGGCGACCACGAGCACGGCTCTGGCTGTCGGCCAGATGCAAACCCAGGTGATGTTAGGACAACCGATCCTCGTCTGCCGTGACCGCCAAGGCAAGGTGGCGGCGATGCGCGACATATGCCCCCATCGCGGCATGCCGCTCTCGTTCGGACACTTTGATGGAGAGCGCGTCGAATGCGCCTATCACGGATGGCAGTTCGATACCGGTGGCCGCTGCCGCCATATTCCGGCACTCGTGGAAGGGTCCCCGCTCCAACCCGAAAAGATCGGCATCACGTCCTACCCCTGCCAGGATCAGGATGGGTACGTGTGGGTGTTTCTCCCGGATCCGCAACAGCCGAAACAACCGGTTCCGGAACTCCCGCGTCTCCCGCTCCCGTCCGAACCCTATCGCATGATCCAGATTTCGACGATTCTGGACTGCACCATCGACGACGGCATCGTCGGACTCATGGACCCGGCCCACGGTCCCTTTGTGCACCAAAGTTCCTGGTGGCGGACCAAAGCCAGCATGCACGACAAAGCGAAGACCTTCGAGCCGATCCCCAACGGGTTTCGCATGGTTCCCCATGCGCCGTCGAAGAACAGCGGACCCTACAAGCTCCTCAACCGGCTCTACGGCGGGCCCTTGACGACGACCATCGACTTTGTGCTCCCCAACCAACGCTTCGAGTTCGTGCAGTGCGGTTCGATGTACGTCTCTTCGCGCGCCACGGTCACGCCCGTGGGCGAGCAACAATGCCGGATCGATTTTGCCGCCGCCTGGAATATCCTGCCCTGGCTGCCCTTTGCCAAGCCGCTGTTCCGTTATTTCGCCAACATCTTCATGAAGCAGGACAAGCAGGCCATGGAGCGGCAAGCCGTGGGACTGAAATACAAACCGGCGCTCATGCTGATCGATGACGCCGATACGCCCGCCAAGTGGTACTACAAACTGAAGGCCGCCCATCTCGCCGCCGTCCAGACCGGACGTCCCTTAGACCATCCGCTGAAAGACCGCGTGACGCTTCGCTGGAGAAGTTAG